In one Lycium barbarum isolate Lr01 chromosome 7, ASM1917538v2, whole genome shotgun sequence genomic region, the following are encoded:
- the LOC132602965 gene encoding probable WRKY transcription factor 32, whose translation MSGAESLTEPKLENSISQTLASTTTTTTTDAHQLSEVPVEYELPPFELPEKIKDRISVTRPETLNAQAGTEHQQRVPDEASSLELSSTSVARSISSVLSPTLAERRSSAVVKCSTGEVAKQSSDAKVLPVLPVLKTPTRDGYNWRKYGQKQVKSPQGSRSYYRCTYSECCAKKIECSDHTNSVMEIIYRSQHNHDPPPRVNCLRESKSAVLPAPANDKSIIAHPNRNSNETVASSVKESLPIAETANQDSCGSDTDTEITIKEEHGDEPEIKKRSRKSDASCSESASKPGKKPKLVVHAACDVGISSDGYRWRKYGQKMVKGNPHPRNYYRCTSAGCPVRKHIERATDGTSALTITYKGVHDHDMPVPKKHHGPPSAPLVAAAAPASLTSPPAKKPELLQQQKLTTQWSVDKEGELTGEKLDLGGEKTMESARTLLSIGFEIKPC comes from the exons ATGAGTGGAGCTGAGAGTTTAACAGAACCGAAATTGGAAAATTCAATTTCACAAACCCTAgcttctactactactactactactactgatGCGCACCAACTTTCTG AAGTACCAGTGGAATATGAACTGCCTCCGTTTGAATTGCCGGAAAAAATCAAG GATAGAATCAGTGTTACCAGGCCTGAAACTTTGAATGCTCAAGCAGGGACAGAACATCAGCAACGCGTGCCTGATGAAGCATCCTCATTGGAGCTGTCATCTACATCTGTTGCCCGGTCCATTTCATCAGTACTGAGCCCAACTCTAGCAGAAAGACGATCATCAGCAGTAGTAAAGTGTAGCACAGGAGAAGTGGCTAAGCAGAGTTCCGATGCCAAGGTTCTACCTGTTCTGCCAGTCCTAAAGACACCAACCAGGGATGGGTACAATTGGCGGAAGTACGGTCAAAAGCAAGTTAAAAGTCCTCAAGGTTCTCGAAGCTATTACCGATGTACTTATTCCGAGTGTTGTGCCAAGAAGATTGAGTGCTCTGATCACACTAATAGTGTAATGGAGATTATTTATAGAAGTCAACACAATCATGATCCACCCCCGCGAGTAAATTGCTTAAGGGAAAGCAAGTCTGCAGTATTGCCTGCACCTGCCAATGACAAAAGTATAATAGCTCATCCAAATAGAAATTCTAATGAGACTGTGGCATCCTCTGTAAAAGAAAGTTTACCAATCGCTGAGACAGCAAATCAGGATTCCTGTGGGTCTGACACCGATACTGAAATCACTATTAAAGAGGAGCATGGTGATGAACCTGAAATAAAAAAGAG GTCGAGGAAAAGTGACGCAAGTTGTTCTGAATCTGCTTCTAAACCTGGAAAGAAACCCAAACTGGTGGTTCATGCTGCTTGTGATGTAGGAATATCAAGTGATGGCTACAGGTGGCGCAAGTATGGACAAAAAATGGTGAAAGGAAATCCCCATCCAAG GAACTACTATCGATGTACATCAGCTGGATGTCCTGTTCGAAAGCACATTGAGAGGGCTACAGATGGCACAAGTGCACTGACAATAACATATAAGGGAGTACACGATCATGACATGCCCGTACCAAAAAAGCATCATGGTCCACCTAGTGCACCTCTTGTTGCTGCTGCAGCCCCTGCTTCCTTAACCAGTCCGCCCGCTAAGAAACCTGAACTGCTACAGCAACAAAAATTGACCACACAATGGTCCGTGGATAAAGAAGGTGAGTTGACAGGTGAGAAATTGGACCTTGGAGGAGAAAAGACAATGGAATCGGCTCGAACTCTACTGAGTATTggatttgaaataaagccttgctGA